The proteins below are encoded in one region of Kineococcus mangrovi:
- a CDS encoding class I SAM-dependent methyltransferase, protein MPTDLTSALADVRTLLLDTPHLARAVAAGRRKGTEAPAAERVEVRPVLLKAGPHLQFTARTGPVVSTRNVPVDAAGAAVDDLLAEPYGNLHVETATEVVQVRVTKKGDAQVHRAAARHEAGPVGHDKAKNRIVDPGDPMFRVLGAGGDKRRQVEAFVRQLAPLTGTVLSRPGDRLRAVDLGCGNAYLTFAAHRWLGDAAQARGKALTTVGVDVREDVVATGRRAAAEAGLVGLEFAVGSIADAEPFGAGHAGSAPDVVMALHACDTATDEALARAVRWGAPLVLAAPCCHRDVQRQLHGNRAPLVRHAILRERFADVLTDTLRSLVLQLLGYRVEVVEFIDSAHTPRNAMIRAVRTGSGPRPAARAELLAELDDLTRTWGVSPALARMLEPELAAVRTATGEAAQAAL, encoded by the coding sequence GTGCCCACCGACCTGACCTCCGCCCTGGCCGACGTCCGGACCCTGCTGCTGGACACCCCGCACCTGGCCCGGGCGGTCGCGGCCGGGCGGCGCAAGGGCACCGAGGCGCCCGCCGCCGAACGGGTCGAGGTGCGGCCGGTGCTGCTCAAGGCCGGTCCGCACCTGCAGTTCACCGCCCGCACCGGCCCGGTGGTCTCCACCCGGAACGTGCCGGTGGACGCGGCGGGCGCGGCGGTCGACGACCTGCTCGCCGAGCCCTACGGCAACCTGCACGTCGAGACGGCGACGGAGGTCGTGCAGGTCCGCGTGACGAAGAAGGGCGACGCGCAGGTCCACCGCGCCGCCGCCCGGCACGAGGCGGGCCCGGTGGGCCACGACAAGGCGAAGAACCGGATCGTCGACCCCGGCGACCCGATGTTCCGCGTCCTCGGCGCCGGCGGCGACAAGCGGCGGCAGGTGGAGGCGTTCGTCCGCCAGCTCGCCCCGCTGACCGGCACCGTGCTGTCCCGCCCCGGGGACCGGCTGCGGGCGGTGGACCTCGGCTGCGGGAACGCCTACCTGACGTTCGCGGCGCACCGCTGGCTCGGGGACGCGGCGCAGGCCCGGGGCAAGGCCCTGACGACCGTGGGCGTCGACGTGCGCGAGGACGTCGTGGCGACCGGCCGGCGCGCGGCGGCCGAGGCGGGGCTGGTGGGGCTGGAGTTCGCGGTGGGCTCGATCGCGGACGCCGAACCGTTCGGGGCCGGGCACGCGGGCAGCGCACCGGACGTGGTCATGGCGTTGCACGCGTGCGACACCGCGACCGACGAAGCGCTCGCGCGGGCGGTCCGGTGGGGCGCTCCCCTCGTCCTGGCCGCTCCCTGCTGCCACCGGGACGTGCAGCGGCAGCTGCACGGCAACCGCGCCCCGCTCGTGCGGCACGCGATCCTGCGCGAGCGGTTCGCGGACGTCCTGACGGACACGCTGCGCTCGCTGGTGCTGCAGCTGCTCGGCTACCGCGTGGAAGTCGTGGAGTTCATCGACTCCGCCCACACCCCGCGGAACGCGATGATCCGCGCCGTCCGGACCGGTTCGGGCCCCCGTCCCGCCGCTCGCGCGGAGCTGCTGGCCGAGCTCGACGACCTCACGCGCACGTGGGGCGTGTCACCGGCCCTGGCCCGGATGCTGGAACCGGAGCTGGCCGCGGTGCGGACCGCGACCGGGGAGGCAGCTCAGGCCGCGCTGTAG
- a CDS encoding MFS transporter: MNQTFRSLRHRDYRLWVSGSVVSNIGTWMQRVAQDWLVIQVLTQGSGTAGGITTGLQFGPILLLAPVAGTIADRFDQRRTLMVTQAVMGFLGLVLGVLVMSGTAQLWHVYVLAVLLGCASAIDGPVRQTFVGQLVPREDLPNAIGLNSASFNSARLIGPALAGVLIAWVGTGPVFLVNAASFVAPLVMLHLMRPAQPAPRVKPAGGMGGVREGLAYVRARPDLIAVLALVGVVGTFGLNFQLTSALMTSVKFGTDSAGFGLAGTVLAVGSLAGALVAARRERPRYRLVVGAAAAFGVLASLAALMPTYALYLLVLPFMGLASLTLMTAANATVQLSTEPAMRGRVMAIYMSLMQGGTVVGGPFVGWMGTRFGPSWSILVGSIPSVVVAVLVGAYLLRRARVRVTYSWRGSPHVRLVPARDDERDTAAA, from the coding sequence GTGAACCAGACCTTCCGCTCCCTGCGGCACCGCGACTACCGGCTGTGGGTCAGTGGCTCCGTCGTGTCGAACATCGGCACCTGGATGCAGCGCGTGGCGCAGGACTGGCTCGTCATCCAGGTGCTCACCCAGGGGTCCGGGACGGCCGGCGGCATCACGACCGGTCTGCAGTTCGGTCCCATCCTGCTGCTGGCCCCCGTCGCCGGGACCATCGCCGACCGCTTCGACCAGCGCCGCACGCTCATGGTCACCCAGGCCGTCATGGGGTTCCTCGGGCTCGTCCTCGGGGTCCTCGTGATGAGCGGGACCGCGCAGCTGTGGCACGTCTACGTGCTCGCCGTCCTGCTCGGGTGCGCCTCGGCCATCGACGGCCCGGTGCGCCAGACGTTCGTCGGGCAACTGGTCCCCCGCGAGGACCTGCCCAACGCCATCGGCCTGAACTCGGCGTCCTTCAACTCGGCGCGACTCATCGGCCCGGCCCTCGCCGGCGTCCTCATCGCCTGGGTGGGCACCGGCCCCGTGTTCCTCGTCAACGCCGCCTCGTTCGTGGCCCCCCTGGTGATGCTCCACCTCATGCGCCCGGCGCAGCCCGCGCCACGGGTGAAGCCGGCCGGGGGCATGGGCGGCGTGCGCGAGGGCCTGGCCTACGTGCGGGCCCGGCCGGACCTGATCGCGGTCCTGGCCCTCGTCGGCGTCGTCGGGACCTTCGGGCTGAACTTCCAGCTCACCAGCGCGCTCATGACGAGCGTGAAGTTCGGCACCGACTCCGCCGGGTTCGGGCTGGCCGGGACGGTGCTCGCGGTCGGGTCGCTGGCCGGGGCTCTCGTCGCGGCCCGCCGGGAACGCCCGCGGTACCGCCTCGTCGTCGGCGCCGCCGCCGCCTTCGGGGTGCTGGCCTCGCTCGCGGCCCTCATGCCGACCTACGCGCTGTACCTGCTCGTGCTGCCGTTCATGGGTCTGGCGTCGCTGACCCTCATGACGGCCGCGAACGCGACCGTCCAGCTGAGCACCGAACCGGCCATGCGCGGACGGGTCATGGCCATCTACATGTCGCTCATGCAGGGCGGCACCGTCGTCGGCGGGCCCTTCGTCGGGTGGATGGGCACCCGGTTCGGCCCGTCGTGGTCGATCCTCGTCGGCTCGATCCCCTCGGTCGTCGTGGCCGTCCTCGTCGGGGCCTACCTCCTGCGCCGGGCCCGGGTCCGGGTGACGTACTCCTGGCGGGGGTCCCCGCACGTGCGGCTGGTCCCGGCACGCGACGACGAGCGGGACACCGCCGCGGCGTAG
- a CDS encoding MarR family winged helix-turn-helix transcriptional regulator, protein MPPPPVPGARGPGTVRTPDPPVDDDAPLDRLAVDLRMSLLRTARRLRAQKSLDDLTDGQFSVLAHLVNSGPRTPRELAEAEHVQPPSMTRTIASLAEAGLVSRTEHPHDGRQVLVAVTDTGRGVVLETRARRAAWLRRRLEGLSPAERATLAEAATLLTRVISE, encoded by the coding sequence ATGCCACCACCCCCCGTCCCCGGCGCCCGGGGACCGGGCACCGTGCGCACCCCCGACCCCCCGGTCGACGACGACGCCCCCCTGGACCGCCTCGCCGTCGACCTGCGCATGTCGCTCCTGCGCACCGCCCGGCGCCTGCGGGCCCAGAAGAGCCTCGACGACCTCACCGACGGGCAGTTCTCCGTCCTGGCCCACCTCGTCAACAGCGGCCCGCGCACCCCCCGCGAGCTCGCCGAGGCCGAGCACGTCCAGCCCCCCTCGATGACCCGGACCATCGCCTCCCTCGCCGAGGCCGGCCTGGTCTCGCGCACCGAGCACCCCCACGACGGCCGTCAGGTCCTCGTGGCCGTGACCGACACCGGCCGCGGCGTCGTCCTGGAGACCCGGGCCCGCCGGGCGGCGTGGCTGCGCCGTCGCCTGGAGGGCCTCAGCCCCGCCGAGCGGGCCACCCTGGCCGAGGCCGCCACCCTCCTGACGCGGGTGATCAGCGAGTGA
- a CDS encoding putative bifunctional diguanylate cyclase/phosphodiesterase — MSGLPATSATLRARRALERAAAAVVPSGGPHERIDLSGDGPLTPPTDLGVALLRAQRRFGECADRAALAEELVAEVHATCCARVLLLETVARSRHRELEVLAVRGDPALVPGRRLTGADLTRMCPSAVLELVPGHPRAPRLAVWGAGEDGAAGPSPRLEVLTASAGAAWRTLVATAEAARADRESAGARLLLSGALRLAGLGSWSWDPASGVVTLDDRLREMLGLPAAEPDPDLQAWRSRIHPDDRGPFTGVEDPTAHVGTSAPYPFRVTSADGRERTFLGMSVPLATTSSSVVQGLVLDVSAGEKSTGELVRLAQCDSLTGLANRSVLDLRLAEALQSATAQDAVALVLLDLDRFKLVNDTLGHQIGDALLRQVAVRLQDAAPPGAVLARLGGDEFVVMVPGVGRVEAASIMARDVLRRLRAPMLLPGLPEPFVCTSSAGIAMGHDGTADDLFRSADMALYRAKDGGRDRVAVYDSAMREEAQARHVAEHRVRRALRTEGLRVVWQPIVDLRTSELVAAEALVRLDDPVEGILEPKHFVDTAEDTGLIVDVDTWVLGEVLRQLREWRRDGVGLQVSFNVSGKTLEHPAFAHRLAHSVESTGVAGSSLLAEVTERTLIDLSTSTRASLGELRSIGARVGLDDFGTGYSSLSYLDKFPLSFLKIDMSFVRPLGSSDRAEAVVRALISLAHAHGMVVTAEGVETEQQARMLRDMGCDRAQGWLFGRPVDAARLPTGPSASRL; from the coding sequence GTGAGCGGATTGCCAGCGACGTCGGCCACCCTGCGGGCGCGACGGGCCCTCGAACGCGCTGCCGCCGCCGTCGTGCCCAGCGGAGGCCCGCACGAGCGCATCGACCTCTCCGGGGACGGTCCGCTCACCCCACCCACCGACCTCGGGGTCGCTCTGCTGCGCGCTCAGCGCCGCTTCGGCGAGTGCGCCGACCGCGCCGCGCTCGCCGAGGAGCTCGTGGCCGAGGTGCACGCGACCTGCTGCGCGCGGGTCCTGCTGCTGGAGACCGTGGCGAGGTCCCGGCACCGCGAGCTGGAGGTGCTGGCCGTCCGCGGCGACCCGGCGCTCGTCCCGGGCCGCAGGCTGACCGGGGCCGACCTCACCCGGATGTGCCCCTCCGCCGTCCTCGAGCTCGTCCCCGGCCACCCCCGCGCCCCGCGGCTCGCGGTGTGGGGCGCCGGTGAGGACGGCGCCGCCGGGCCGTCCCCGCGGCTGGAGGTCCTCACCGCCTCGGCCGGGGCCGCCTGGCGCACCCTCGTGGCGACCGCGGAGGCCGCCCGCGCCGACCGCGAGTCCGCCGGAGCCCGGCTGCTGCTGTCCGGGGCGCTGCGCCTGGCGGGCCTGGGGTCCTGGTCGTGGGACCCCGCCAGCGGCGTCGTGACCCTCGACGACCGGCTGCGGGAGATGCTCGGCCTGCCCGCCGCCGAGCCCGACCCCGACCTGCAGGCGTGGCGCTCGCGCATCCACCCCGACGACCGCGGACCCTTCACCGGCGTGGAGGACCCCACCGCCCACGTCGGCACGTCGGCCCCCTACCCGTTCCGCGTCACGTCGGCCGACGGCCGCGAGCGCACCTTCCTCGGGATGAGCGTCCCGCTGGCCACGACGAGCTCCAGCGTCGTGCAGGGCCTCGTGCTCGACGTCTCGGCGGGGGAGAAGTCCACCGGCGAACTCGTCCGCCTCGCCCAGTGCGACTCCCTCACCGGCCTGGCCAACCGCTCCGTCCTCGACCTCCGCCTCGCCGAGGCGCTGCAGAGCGCGACCGCGCAGGACGCCGTGGCGCTCGTGCTGCTCGACCTCGACCGGTTCAAGCTCGTCAACGACACCCTGGGCCACCAGATCGGCGACGCGCTGCTGCGCCAGGTCGCCGTCCGCCTGCAGGACGCGGCACCCCCCGGGGCCGTCCTGGCCCGGCTCGGCGGCGACGAGTTCGTCGTCATGGTGCCCGGGGTGGGTCGCGTGGAGGCCGCCTCGATCATGGCCCGCGACGTCCTGCGCCGGCTGCGCGCGCCCATGCTGCTGCCCGGGCTGCCCGAACCGTTCGTCTGCACCTCCAGCGCCGGCATCGCGATGGGTCACGACGGCACGGCCGACGACCTGTTCCGCAGCGCCGACATGGCGCTGTACCGGGCCAAGGACGGCGGTCGCGACCGCGTCGCCGTCTACGACTCGGCGATGCGCGAGGAGGCGCAGGCCCGCCACGTCGCCGAGCACCGCGTCCGCCGGGCCCTGCGCACGGAGGGGCTGCGCGTCGTGTGGCAACCCATCGTCGACCTGCGCACGTCCGAGCTCGTCGCCGCCGAGGCGCTCGTGCGGCTCGACGACCCCGTCGAGGGGATCCTCGAACCCAAGCACTTCGTCGACACCGCCGAGGACACCGGGCTCATCGTCGACGTCGACACGTGGGTCCTCGGTGAGGTCCTGCGGCAACTGCGGGAGTGGCGCCGCGACGGCGTCGGGTTGCAGGTGTCCTTCAACGTCTCGGGCAAGACGCTGGAACACCCCGCCTTCGCGCACCGCCTCGCCCACAGCGTGGAGTCGACCGGGGTGGCGGGCAGTTCCCTGCTCGCCGAGGTCACCGAACGCACGCTCATCGACCTGTCGACCTCCACCCGGGCCAGCCTGGGGGAACTGCGCAGCATCGGGGCCCGCGTCGGCCTCGACGACTTCGGGACGGGGTACTCCTCGTTGTCCTACCTCGACAAGTTCCCGCTGAGCTTCCTCAAGATCGACATGAGCTTCGTGCGCCCGCTCGGCTCCTCCGACCGGGCCGAGGCCGTGGTGCGGGCGCTCATCAGCCTCGCCCACGCCCACGGGATGGTCGTCACCGCCGAGGGCGTGGAGACCGAGCAGCAGGCGAGGATGCTGCGGGACATGGGCTGCGACCGTGCGCAGGGCTGGTTGTTCGGCCGCCCGGTGGACGCCGCGCGGCTGCCCACCGGACCGTCGGCCTCACGCCTGTAG
- a CDS encoding SDR family NAD(P)-dependent oxidoreductase, with amino-acid sequence MASSDAAPFPPHAENVPGRTALVTGASSGIGAATVRALAAAGFSTIAAARRVDRLQALAQEVGGQAVALDVTDPASVAAMAAQVGDVDVVVHSAGGAFGSDRVEDGDPEGWKRMYDVNVVGVLRVHQALLPGMRRGGNAHVVVLGSIAGFEVYPGGGGYTAVKHGVNALVRTLRQELLGEPVRVTEIAPGMVETEFSLVRLGSQEAADKVYDGLVPLSAQDVADVIAFAVTRPPHVDLDKVVLRPIAQADAAHVHRA; translated from the coding sequence ATGGCCTCTTCCGACGCTGCCCCGTTCCCCCCGCACGCCGAGAACGTCCCCGGCCGCACGGCCCTGGTGACCGGCGCGAGCAGCGGCATCGGTGCCGCGACGGTGCGGGCGCTGGCCGCGGCGGGGTTCTCGACGATCGCGGCCGCCCGGCGGGTGGACCGGTTGCAGGCCCTGGCGCAGGAGGTGGGCGGCCAGGCCGTGGCCCTCGACGTGACGGACCCGGCGTCGGTCGCCGCGATGGCCGCGCAGGTCGGGGACGTCGACGTGGTCGTGCACTCCGCCGGTGGCGCGTTTGGCAGCGACCGCGTCGAGGACGGCGACCCCGAGGGGTGGAAGCGGATGTACGACGTCAACGTCGTCGGCGTCCTGCGCGTCCACCAGGCCCTGCTGCCGGGGATGCGCCGCGGGGGCAACGCACACGTCGTCGTCCTCGGTTCGATCGCGGGGTTCGAGGTGTACCCCGGTGGGGGCGGGTACACCGCCGTCAAGCACGGGGTGAACGCCCTCGTCCGGACGTTGCGCCAGGAACTGCTCGGAGAACCCGTCCGCGTCACCGAGATCGCGCCCGGCATGGTCGAGACGGAGTTCTCGCTCGTCCGCCTCGGTTCCCAGGAGGCGGCCGACAAGGTCTACGACGGCCTCGTCCCGCTGAGCGCGCAGGACGTCGCGGACGTCATCGCGTTCGCCGTGACGCGCCCGCCGCACGTCGACCTCGACAAGGTCGTGCTCCGGCCGATCGCGCAGGCCGACGCGGCGCACGTGCACCGCGCCTGA
- a CDS encoding DUF2530 domain-containing protein: MPLFLPPSKAKPSPPPLKTDDRRAVLVGLGVWALLLVVALVVPEVRTTGEGRWLGSCVAGLVLGLIALAHVHRRERRSR; encoded by the coding sequence GTGCCCCTGTTCCTGCCGCCGTCGAAGGCGAAACCGTCCCCGCCGCCGCTGAAGACCGACGACCGCCGTGCCGTCCTGGTCGGGCTGGGGGTCTGGGCGCTGCTGCTCGTCGTCGCGCTCGTCGTGCCGGAGGTGCGGACGACGGGGGAGGGGCGCTGGCTCGGCTCGTGCGTCGCCGGGCTCGTGCTCGGGCTGATCGCGCTGGCGCACGTGCACCGCCGCGAGCGCCGCTCGCGCTGA
- a CDS encoding DUF3027 domain-containing protein yields MSGNAVEDEATTPAAKRARRPRKPTLDAAAAGAVDLARAAAEEVADTGTVGEHLGAVPEGDRVVSHTFACLLPGYRGWRWTVTVTRASRARNVTVNEVCLLPGDDALQPPAWLPWAERLAPGDVGPQDTLPRKADDPLLEPGFEETGDEDLDRVALHELGLGRERVLSALGRDEAATRWYEGDRGPRTEIAENAKGQCSTCGFFLPLAGSLRQVFGACASEWSPEDGRVVSADHGCGAHSETDVEVTPDEPATRVVDDLSPDALDVVETAALVAGQTPAGEDADGDTDEDAVEATS; encoded by the coding sequence GTGAGCGGGAACGCCGTCGAGGACGAGGCCACCACCCCCGCCGCCAAGCGGGCCCGCCGGCCGCGCAAGCCCACCCTCGACGCCGCCGCCGCGGGCGCCGTGGACCTGGCCCGCGCCGCGGCCGAGGAGGTCGCCGACACCGGCACCGTCGGGGAGCACCTCGGCGCCGTCCCCGAGGGCGACCGCGTCGTCAGCCACACCTTCGCGTGCCTGCTGCCGGGGTACCGCGGCTGGCGCTGGACGGTCACCGTCACCCGCGCCTCCCGCGCCCGCAACGTCACCGTCAACGAGGTCTGCCTCCTGCCCGGTGACGACGCGCTGCAGCCGCCGGCGTGGCTGCCGTGGGCCGAACGCCTCGCCCCCGGCGACGTCGGTCCGCAGGACACGCTGCCGCGCAAGGCGGACGACCCGCTGCTGGAACCGGGCTTCGAGGAGACCGGGGACGAGGACCTCGACCGCGTCGCCCTGCACGAACTCGGCCTGGGCCGCGAGCGCGTGCTGTCCGCGCTGGGCCGGGACGAGGCCGCGACGCGCTGGTACGAGGGCGACCGCGGGCCCCGCACCGAGATCGCCGAGAACGCCAAGGGGCAGTGCTCCACGTGCGGGTTCTTCCTCCCCCTCGCCGGCTCGCTGCGCCAGGTGTTCGGGGCCTGCGCGAGCGAGTGGTCGCCCGAGGACGGTCGCGTCGTGAGCGCCGACCACGGCTGCGGCGCGCACAGCGAGACCGACGTCGAGGTGACCCCGGACGAACCGGCCACGAGGGTCGTCGACGACCTGTCCCCCGACGCCCTCGACGTCGTGGAGACCGCGGCGCTCGTGGCCGGGCAGACCCCCGCCGGCGAGGACGCGGACGGGGACACCGACGAGGACGCGGTCGAGGCGACCAGCTGA
- a CDS encoding cold-shock protein yields MPTGKVKWFDADKGFGFLAAEGGEEVFVHASALPAGTATLSKGTRVEFGVVQGKNGNQALSVRVLDPVHSVSRATRKKPEDVVPIVEDLIKLLEGVSGSLRRGRYPDASGARKTAAVLRAVADDLEAGA; encoded by the coding sequence GTGCCGACTGGCAAGGTCAAGTGGTTCGACGCCGACAAGGGGTTCGGCTTCCTCGCCGCCGAGGGCGGTGAGGAGGTCTTCGTGCACGCCTCGGCGCTGCCCGCGGGCACCGCGACCCTCTCGAAGGGCACGCGCGTCGAGTTCGGCGTCGTGCAGGGCAAGAACGGCAACCAGGCGCTGTCCGTGCGCGTCCTGGACCCGGTGCACTCGGTGAGCCGCGCCACCCGCAAGAAGCCCGAGGACGTGGTCCCGATCGTCGAGGACCTCATCAAGCTGCTCGAGGGCGTCTCCGGGTCGCTGCGGCGGGGCCGCTACCCCGACGCCTCCGGTGCGCGCAAGACCGCCGCCGTGCTGCGGGCCGTCGCCGACGACCTCGAGGCGGGAGCGTGA
- a CDS encoding HAD family hydrolase, which translates to MTPAPDPAPEPRAAGSPAPAPRAPVVGFDLDMTLVDSSAGITATLRAVLAEVGVTVTAADTWPYAGMPLELILAGLAPGTPAGQLEVLRARYRHLYPSLGVASVRAYPGAAAALAAPAAHGGRSVVVSAKHTPNVHRVLSATGLAGAVAEADVTGDLFAEDKGTRLAQLGATAYVGDHPGDVRAAAVAGAVAVAVTTGSHDAAALLEAGADVVLTSLEDFPGWLATHVEDLRTDPSPATARGEGERAAPLPG; encoded by the coding sequence ATGACGCCCGCGCCGGACCCAGCGCCCGAGCCCCGCGCCGCCGGCTCCCCGGCCCCCGCCCCGCGCGCACCGGTGGTCGGCTTCGACCTCGACATGACCCTCGTCGACTCCAGCGCCGGCATCACCGCCACGCTGCGGGCGGTCCTGGCCGAGGTCGGCGTGACGGTGACGGCGGCCGACACCTGGCCGTACGCGGGGATGCCGCTGGAGCTGATCCTGGCCGGGCTCGCCCCGGGCACCCCGGCCGGGCAGCTCGAGGTCCTGCGGGCGCGCTACCGGCACCTCTACCCCTCCCTCGGCGTCGCCTCCGTCCGCGCCTACCCCGGTGCCGCCGCGGCCCTCGCGGCACCCGCGGCCCACGGCGGGCGCAGCGTCGTCGTCAGCGCCAAGCACACGCCGAACGTCCACCGCGTCCTGTCCGCGACCGGCCTGGCCGGTGCCGTCGCCGAGGCCGACGTGACCGGCGACCTCTTCGCCGAGGACAAGGGGACCCGGCTCGCGCAGCTCGGCGCGACCGCCTACGTCGGGGACCACCCCGGCGACGTGCGGGCGGCCGCCGTGGCCGGGGCCGTCGCGGTGGCGGTCACCACGGGCTCGCACGACGCCGCAGCGCTCCTGGAGGCCGGCGCGGACGTCGTGCTGACCAGCCTGGAGGACTTCCCCGGCTGGCTGGCCACGCACGTCGAGGACCTGCGCACGGACCCGTCCCCGGCGACCGCCCGGGGCGAGGGTGAGCGGGCGGCACCGCTGCCCGGTTAA
- a CDS encoding superoxide dismutase, protein MAEYTLPDLPYDYSALEPHISGAIMELHHDKHHATYVSGVNTALEKLAEARSKDDLATVNLHEKNLAFNLGGHVNHSVFWPNLSPEGGDKPTGELAAAIDADFGSFDGFQKHFAATALGIQGSGWSILAWDSIGQKLINVQLYDQQGNLALGLVPIVVLDMWEHAFYLDYKNVKPDYVKAWWNVVNWADAQQRFERARTQTNGLIVP, encoded by the coding sequence ATGGCTGAGTACACCCTTCCGGATCTGCCCTACGACTACTCCGCGCTCGAGCCCCACATCTCCGGGGCGATCATGGAGCTGCACCACGACAAGCACCACGCCACCTACGTGAGCGGTGTCAACACCGCCCTGGAGAAGCTGGCCGAGGCCCGCTCCAAGGACGACCTGGCCACGGTCAACCTGCACGAGAAGAACCTGGCCTTCAACCTCGGCGGCCACGTCAACCACTCGGTGTTCTGGCCCAACCTGTCCCCCGAGGGCGGGGACAAGCCCACCGGTGAGCTGGCCGCGGCCATCGACGCCGACTTCGGCTCCTTCGACGGCTTCCAGAAGCACTTCGCCGCCACCGCCTTGGGCATCCAGGGCTCGGGCTGGTCGATCCTGGCCTGGGACTCCATCGGGCAGAAGCTGATCAACGTCCAGCTGTACGACCAGCAGGGCAACCTGGCCCTGGGCCTGGTCCCGATCGTCGTGCTGGACATGTGGGAGCACGCGTTCTACCTGGACTACAAGAACGTCAAGCCCGACTACGTCAAGGCGTGGTGGAACGTGGTGAACTGGGCCGACGCCCAGCAGCGTTTCGAGCGCGCCCGCACTCAGACCAACGGCCTCATCGTCCCCTGA
- a CDS encoding LysR family transcriptional regulator: protein MTPLQLRCVLAVAEDLHFTRAAAHLGIAQSALSHQVAALEAELGTRLFERTSRRVRLTAAGTALLPRARAVLAELDRLRTDVVAAGGAVAGRLRIGAVPTLPEVRLADVLAELHRRHPAVRASVAVQGSDTTLAAVADGSLDVGFVGLALSEPPAGVERRLLAVERHVAVVAADDPWRARRRVRLRDVATRPCVDFPAGTGGRRQTDAAFAAASLVRDVVVESDDVALLLDLVRRGVGTALLTASSVPDLAGLRTVAVVDGPARRSAVLHAGDGASAAARAFLAELDRHLPADPAPARG, encoded by the coding sequence GTGACGCCGTTGCAGCTCCGGTGCGTCCTCGCGGTCGCCGAGGACCTGCACTTCACGCGCGCCGCGGCGCACCTCGGGATCGCGCAGTCCGCGCTGAGCCACCAGGTCGCCGCCCTGGAGGCCGAGCTGGGGACGAGGCTGTTCGAGCGGACCAGCCGCCGCGTCCGGCTGACGGCCGCCGGGACCGCGCTGCTGCCCCGCGCCCGGGCGGTGCTCGCCGAGCTGGACCGGCTGCGCACCGACGTCGTCGCCGCCGGTGGCGCGGTCGCCGGCCGCCTGCGCATCGGGGCCGTCCCCACCCTGCCCGAGGTGCGGCTGGCCGACGTCCTCGCGGAGCTGCACCGCCGCCACCCCGCCGTCCGCGCCTCCGTCGCGGTGCAGGGCAGCGACACCACGCTGGCCGCGGTCGCGGACGGGTCCCTGGACGTGGGGTTCGTCGGGCTGGCGCTGTCCGAACCGCCCGCCGGGGTGGAGCGCCGGCTCCTGGCGGTCGAGCGCCACGTCGCCGTCGTCGCGGCCGACGACCCCTGGCGCGCCCGGCGCCGCGTGCGGCTGCGCGACGTCGCCACCCGCCCGTGCGTGGACTTCCCCGCCGGCACCGGCGGGCGGCGCCAGACCGACGCCGCCTTCGCGGCCGCCAGCCTCGTGCGGGACGTCGTCGTGGAGTCCGACGACGTCGCCCTGCTGCTGGACCTGGTCCGCCGGGGCGTGGGGACGGCGCTGCTGACCGCCTCCTCGGTGCCCGACCTCGCCGGCCTGCGCACGGTGGCGGTCGTGGACGGCCCGGCGCGGCGCAGCGCGGTCCTGCACGCCGGGGACGGGGCGTCGGCGGCGGCGCGCGCCTTCCTCGCCGAGCTCGACCGGCACCTGCCCGCGGACCCGGCGCCGGCGCGGGGGTGA